One Pomacea canaliculata isolate SZHN2017 linkage group LG1, ASM307304v1, whole genome shotgun sequence genomic window, TGCAGTGTCAACAGGCCGCAAGATGCGAGTATCCTTTTCCTGCTCTTATCAATCCGTAGGTAATCAAAAACACTCTGTGATTATTGACTTCCAATGAATGCCAAAAACATTGATTTCGAGTTACATCATCTGCCACTTGTAACGATGCATGTCTGCATGCGACGTGCCCTGGAGTTGTTCGATTTCGTTTCGTAAGTCCATCCTTAACTGCAGACCAGTGGCATACACTTTGAGTGCCCCAAAGCTCCCAATGCAAAAGATGGCACAAAATGCGTCGACGGGTACGTCATATATCGACCTGattttgtttaagaaaatatatttgagttacatatttgcttatttacttttttattttttgtgtactaatttttttttagaagacaaaCTTAATAACTGAGAAGGGAAAGTACTCAGAAGAGCGCCAGACATAGGTGGTTAGCTTGTGCACTGcataatttgtaaaaattttaataaccGTTGTCTTTCCTGTTTTAGAGGTACTTGTTTTAATGGTAGCTGTGTTCCCTACTGTGAAACActtgggaaaaagaaaaatcttaccTACAAAACATGCATGTGTGAACACAGCggtgagtttttaaaataaggttGCATACACTTTTGACTACTTACAACTGCGGTCTTAGAACGATGCAGCATGCAAGTCAATATGACTTTtcggctttttgtttttttttgtttttttgctagGCATTCATATTTGTGGACAGAGAAGTTGAAATGATATAAGTATTTTCACCATCGTTTTGCGTAATTTATATAATGTATACGAAGTTTTGTGTTTCCTTGCACTGTCGTTGTATTTTGGTTAGTCGTTATTGGGTATTTTCTGCTGCATAATTTGTTCTTTGTTGAAAAAGGGTAAGTGAATGAGAATGTTCATGGAATAATTAACTGTACTATCTTATAAACTAGcgcaaaataatcatttttctcCACCAACCTTTatggtgttgcggccctatgctcttcgagtagtaacaaggactaaacaacCTTAATGGAAAACTTTAGAACATGAGGCTTGTATAAATGTTCGATGTAATCGAAGGTTTTGGATAACTAGAACtaaatcctttttttccatGAAAATTGTTTGGCATGGATAGAAGAAGATTTAAATGAAAACACTGATTAAGATTGGTTCGACGACAATCATCAAAAATGTGTGGAAAGAGGTTACAGGTGCTTTAAATCATTAAGTCAATTTTTACCTAAAATATTTGGTTGCATATCAGGTGACACATTTTTGGCTTGTGGGGCGAAGGTATTCACCCGTACGGAGAAAATAGCAAAAGATTGGGGGTTTTTTGTACAGGCATTCGAGCACAGATCTTTATAAGTTTTAATACATAGGATGACGGACCTTGTACATTTAGATTCTCGTGTAGTCGAGCTGCTATCTGTTGGCAGCTACTGCGGCCTGCATGCGTTGCTGTATGGAGGTTTATAACAACTCAAACGGTCCGTGTTTCGAAACGGATCAACGGCTGGGAAACAAGCGGCAATGTTTCAACGGTTTTTGCAATGAAGTGAGTGGTGAAATTGTTGTCGCTAGGAGTTAAGGAACGTTTGCGTACTGATTTTTGACTACTTGAAGCAGAATTTTGCATGTAAACTGCGTCTTAAGCCTTTTAATTAAAGGGTAAATTCAATGATTACGagagaaattttcttttctctctgcagGAAGGAGTGTGTATCCCAACTGAAGGCAATTTCATGCGCAAACTCAGCGATTTCTTCAATAACCTGCAGTTTGATTCCCTAGGTAATAAACAGGCTAACCTCCGATCGACTGAGCACCAGCTtgtgcaacaacaaaaactcatCTTTGCCGAGAAATGTGTTACGGGTGTAAATAAGAGCAGCAAAAGGCTAATATGCTAAGTATGAAattaaggaaaatattttgaagattcTATCTCTGTTATGTAAATTACAGGTAAGACGTTTAATACCCTGTGTGGTTTTTGACGAAATAGCAAAACCGATGGAAGTTAGAAGATTTGGAAAGTGTAAGGAATGTAGGGAGgaacagttttaattaaaagaattGGCGGGTGTACTTTGTTTGCAGTGATTGGGTAAAAGatccaaatctgggtgaatatgCTTGTTTTCAAGATATATGTCTGCTATCATCCccatgaagagaaagaggacGACAGCACTGACGTCAAGATACGTTTGGATATGCATGGATACGTTTACCTTTAAAGGTCTCAACCCATGTTGATGAGATATATGACGTCGCGGTTTCGACCCATTGTTGTGCTTGGGGATGATTGTAGctgtttatttcaaaaacagaagaacattcacccagatttggtgAAATAGTATCTTGCGCTAAACTTTCCCCATTCATTACAAACATTGTTTCACCCCACTGGTACTTTAAAGGATCAGTATTTCTGTGCATTTATAACTGCATCTAAACACACTAAGACCAAATTTTACCCTTCTTAAAGATACgctaatttttgttgttttgttttgttttttttaaagaaaacttcagatggtataaaaaaactgaaagcatTCATTAAGCTTTGCAAATAATATCGttatgcacacaaacactctcattttctttctaactCTAAAAACGGTAAAGTCTTACGTAAGTACACAGTTCTTCCCAGGGCATGGTGTATCTTGCTTTAATAATGTCTCTTAAAATATTATAGGATGGGAATAGCTCATATTTTTATCTGGAGACAGGAAATAACaccttcaaaagaaaacatttttcatatttctttgcTCATAAGTTCTTATTAAGTATCAATACCTTTGTCAACAaacttataaaatgttttttttacaagagGCTTATTAAATTTGTTCAATGAAATAGTATCCTTAATTTCATGGTGCTTGATACATCGCAAGTGTAAATGTTCTTATTGGGGACGCGATTGTCTGTTAAAAGCGGAGCTTATGAAGACCAACCTCATTATGATTGTCATAGCGCTGTCGGCAATAATCTGGATTCCGACGAGCCTTTACATTTCCCGTAAAGTGAGTTTTGATTTtcgaaagaaattatttttaatttgcttggAATTATACTTAGAGCCAATCTTATGTACGTTTCTCTTACACCCTTCCTAACGTATAATGAATTGCTTTATAGTCTGTCTCGTTTTGTCCGTTTTATTTGTACAGTCGCATCTTCCGATACTtgaatagaataaaaaaaaaaaaaacctcagtacaaactgtccgtgctgtgttttaatttctttgcaggtgTCTGCCccgattatttctctgaacttctcttcccctagATCCCAGCCAGACCACTCTGCTCTTCGTCTGATGTCTATATCCTAACTATTCTTGTCACCAGAAGCAGAACATACGATCAtagatttttagttactgtacTGTAAAGCAATGGAACTCCCTCTCCCCTTTCATATCCGCCGCCTACCCACCATccaatcctttaaacatgcactgaagacacacctctTTTGAGCATTattcctaacaacagtccacaaaATGAGTTCATCTTTAGCCTTCCATCAACCTTCCTCTCGGAATCACGATACCCTTCTtgcctgattcctctttgcgttttctacatttgtttttcGTTAATCATCTgctattagtcatcagtactgttgtttatccctCCGTCCTTCATGTGTCGtacatgtctcgttcttgtctcaagctaAGAGCACACTCTTTACGATCGTgagtatgtgctatataaatcacacatttattttttattatcattccTACCTCATCACATAATGTTTACATATCTCCTCCAACCTTCATCACTCACCCTTCTCCGACATAAGCCTGCTTCTTATCTTCCTTGGTTACAGAAATATGTCGCCAATGTTTGTCCTCTTATCAGTCTCTCGTAAAATATTCATTCgtagaatttttttgttcaattttacTAGCTCGTCTTTTTCAAAATGGCATAAGTAGTACATATGAAGTTATTGTTTCTGAAGGATAAGAGACTCCTACAACAGATAAGAGATGAGGATATTGCCATAATGCAACTGATGGAGCTCTgggaacaagaagaaatgtcCATGAGGAGCAACGACTCGGTAATTatgaaaaaatctttgtatGCCGGAGTTTAATCATGCGTGTAACCTTCTAGTAGTTTAGTCACAATCAACTTGCACGGATAAAGGTATACATACTGTATTTATGTCTATGTTAACTCCGATGCAAATCATGAACCAACAATAATATGAAGAATAATGGTTTCAAGCCATTTAGTCTCCAATGCCTAGATTctttgtctgtatgtctgcaGAGTCTGGCATCTCCACGGTACGATAAGCGCAATGTGCAACTTGTACAGTGTGACTATCCTACTTAGTTGtttgttataattataatacCCGACATAAAGCTGCTTCTTTCTGAAACACTTTGTTACTGAACTATCGTGTATTCTACATTTAACACCCTTGTTTTGTATTATGTATGAAGTTCGATGTAAATCCtgaaaaaacaataatatactTGAATTGTAGCTGTAAAGAATGTACCTGTAGCCTGTTTAGAATCGGTGTGAAACACAAAGGAAATGAtaactttttcaaaaagaataatGGAGCCAGAAACTTTTCTTCATGCAGCTTGATCACGATGCGAATGAAGCTGGGAAGGAAGCTGAGAAtgaacacaaagacacagagacacagatTTGAGAAAAGAACAGGTTAGAAGGTATCTGCGTGACTCAGGTTTTGCACATGTTATTTCCAAAATATGCAAAACCTATTTTATCTATCTAGCTTATTTCTATTTGTAAATCTATATGTATGCAAGACCGCTACCACTACTCTTCCGACTAACATTTTGAATTCTGTGCTCCCAGATGATTTCTGTAACGTGTTCGCcaacaaactgaaacaaataCGCGAAGACCGTGACTCTGTCTGCCGCTATCCTTTGTGTGTCATGCTGATCCTAAACTGTGACATTTCAATGGGTGGCGGAGAGTGGCTTTTATAATCTAATTGTAAAATCATCGTCTAAAACATCTGGATCCAACTCCCAAACCACTTGCTAACCAGTTGGCCTCGGGCCAGTGATCATCAAAATTTGGACCTATTCGCTTTCCTCTGGCACAGTACATCACCAGtacttcgaaaaaaaaaaacccagaggaTTAACCATAATGATTCAACTTatgtttttcaaactttcctTTTGTCTCAAACATTTTGGGAAAGGTCGTTCTGACCCAGCCGCAAAACCAATTCTCTTTACCTTTTCGAACGTTTCCAGTCCTCTTGGTGTAACATTGAGAACGCTGTCTTCCGTTTTCTGAATTTAATTGTAAAACCAGATGATAGAAGAGAGTTACTTGATCTCGATGtatctttaaattatttagaTTATGGGATATTGTAAGTGTAGCTCGATAAGTCTTTTACTGGAAGTGCTTTACCCAGGTTTTGGTCTTATCTAGGCATTCAAAGCAGTCTCATACGATCACTGGTGTTGTTTCATCTCCCAGCGTACTTTTCTGTGGTAGGCCGCTGGGCTCTAAGGCGGGGCAAATGCTATTTACTTTATGTGTTCAGCCTGTGTCAGATGTTAGTCCTACTCACAGCTGTGACTATAGGAAGCATGTTGTTGACATCAGTAAACACCGTGCTGTGAAAAGCTCTCCCGATACACACTTTTCCATTGCTTTACTTCTTACTTTATCTTGTGGATAATCAAGAAGAAGCTAACACTGGACTGCATGAAGTAATGATCCTCTCGGTTCAGTGGACTGTTACAAGAAAGTGCTAGCAGAAGAACGGGGCGGCTTCAGACCAGGCAGAAGTACACAGTTAAAATTATCTTCAGCTGCCACATCCTCATAGAAACACATCTACAACACTATGTCTCTTCCATAACTTCATCTACTTTACAAAGGCATTTCACAAAGTCTGCAAAATTCAACATGACAGAGAGCCTGAAGCGCTTTATAAGACGGGTGAAGGCATTGGAGAACAATGAGAGTTTTCTCTCGCACATTACTGGGGGTCCGTCAAGGTTCCCCTTATCGCTTGTACTGTTCAACATCGTTATCGAGAATATCAGGAAATAAAACCCTACACGACCATCACGCATCCATTTCCATCAGTTGCAGGCCCATATGTGGCCGACGATTTGCACACGACGTCAATCTGATGACCATCACCGACAGCTACACACAAGACCTTATGAACAGACTGACATTGCACATACAATGGAGACCAGGACTATCAAGATCAAAGTCATGGTTTGCCATCATCAGCAAGAGCAATGCAAAGAATTATGCTGCTCATGTAGTAGAAATTATATCACgaattcaaaataaactttgttaaaGAACTGCACTTCCTTCCAATACATCATATTTAGTTTAGGACCGCTGTTCTTCATTGTCAGGGTTATCTTTGCCGATTCTGTCAGCTTCTTTAACTACTTAACATCCTGCTCATTGTCTCCAATATTACAGCAGAAAGTCGCCTGATAGTTCCAAACATTAAACTGCAAATTTTCAGATTAAGTTCCTTCACTTTTGTTGTCCCATTGAACTCGCTTTCCACTGTTCTGAAAAATACGCTTTGTGCTTTCAAGTCTCGGTGAAAAGACTTTTCTCATCTAACGTTTCTTTAAATAATCCTGCTTGCTTCTTTTGTGCAATGTATTTATCTATATGTTCTCACTTTACGGTTTTACGCATATAGGTATATGTaattgtgtgtatgtctatCAGCTTCTTTGTGTAAGTGTTCTTTGTGTTTGGGGGTTTGGTGGTGGTTCCGATTGTAAGGCACGTTAAGTTTTTGCGGaaaagtgttgttgttgttatattaacaaaacaaaagctcatTTACTTGTCCAAATGCAGCCGAAACCACGAACGAAGAACACCGAAAATCAgctgagagaaaaggaaggggTGAAGAGTGATGCACACACCGCAAGGTCCATCAGTCTTAGACACAAGCTGTTGGGTCTTAAGAGGTCTCCGTACGGTCCTTCCAATATAACTCCTACGGTTATTCGACCTACACTTCCTTCAAGCCTGCATCGTCGCCTCACGTCGCACTTCCGTTCGAATTTTGCCatgaacaactttttttctgttgtttttgacaCTGGTGAAAGTTTGCAGCAAAGTTATGAGTATAATAtacagcttttttaaaactttcgaaattttaaattttaaatatgaattGGCTTCCAGTAAAGTTCAAATTGCCTATAAGGTAAAGAAACTGTAGTTATCGTTTGCTTTGACCATATTGCTCtttcttgtatattttatatcaattcacttttttccttgaTCTATTTACTCTAGACGCCTTAGACTGCGTGCTTATCGTCTCGTGTTATTATTGACAGTAAAAGGCTGTTTTAGTTTCTGTTTCGTGTATCCTGTGTCTTGTTTCATGTTTGAGGTGACGTTTATTTATAATCGATGTAAAAACATTATCCACAATCAATCTGTTGTCTTTTGTGTCGTGTAAGCGATCAAACATTGCTCTAATGCTGGAGGCTAGTAACTCTATACCATTCTGAACACAGCACGTTTCTGAAAATATAATTCCTGCTGTAAGGTCAGTGTATGCAAACTAAAGAAGATGCGGTGTCTATAAAGTTTGTGACTGCCATAGGCCACCGGAAAAATCCCCCCATTCTGTTCTTTGAGAGAAGGGATGTGCAACCTATGTTGCTCCTATGAccatttgatatttataacatcatttgcaggctttttaaaattacttgcAATAGCCTGCTATATTTTGTTAAGATGTCGTTTTACCACAGTGTGTTAACTCTTTTGCAAATTTCACAGTCCCAGCGTGCCTGACACTACTCTGAGTCATCACTATCCGCCTTTTCTAATCATCTACGCGAAGAATATGCTGTTTCTTatgaaa contains:
- the LOC112577068 gene encoding ADAM 17-like protease is translated as MVGIIQAANRIFYSTAWKVPGDHWGFVIKQVLVHTAYSTGEKNGRYSYNYRKDKWTIDDKLNSFSQDEDIPNFCLAHLFTADSFDDGVLGYAFVGSTSGRGGACSRTMVDFDLFHHGILRYYPRTGWTSAMVSNQYLPRLQHQLVTAHEIGHSWGASHDDGDVCSPNDQYGGHYIMYMYSVRGNQPNNFRFSKCSIDDISRFLEEISSDCFSPRSEYVLTCGNWVLDEREQCDSGAYSLEGSDPCCTNTCTLKKNANCSDYSTPCCLDCQLAPAGTICHPNLDLQCQQAARCDGIHFECPKAPNAKDGTKCVDGGTCFNGSCVPYCETLGKKKNLTYKTCMCEHSATAACMRCCMEVYNNSNGPCFETDQRLGNKRQCFNGFCNEEGVCIPTEGNFMRKLSDFFNNLQFDSLAELMKTNLIMIVIALSAIIWIPTSLYISRKDKRLLQQIRDEDIAIMQLMELWEQEEMSMRSNDSPKPRTKNTENQLREKEGVKSDAHTARSISLRHKLLGLKRSPYGPSNITPTVIRPTLPSSLHRRLTSHFRSNFAMNNFFSVVFDTGESLQQSYEYNIQLF